In Rhodamnia argentea isolate NSW1041297 chromosome 4, ASM2092103v1, whole genome shotgun sequence, the following proteins share a genomic window:
- the LOC115756756 gene encoding uncharacterized protein LOC115756756 isoform X1 — protein sequence MADKPSRALVVYGDGLAPSVHASHAHLHSLASKACCGFLSLPNSPPSESEDDRVVREFAILLDAFDASVQKGKESTFDSGSQGTALIPTVSERFMGMKASIVTSNPSLRSFGNKLGINVLQFEELIDEKHSVAEGPIDGVSCGLLKLLGFQEGKLMETGYFDLVFVHIGAGEADKVINYGIESVNALVGSLMRVAQPGSEIGSRLHLSLVMSYGDVSKFDCSHLSTLVSKDNVDSHLLRLFPRQSYTMRGEKPREDVRHHCPMLIAQWQDAVTRRDMAEAFSFKEFKEHGGNLVIPADRFLHEIAFKLWKAPKYGA from the exons ATGGCGGACAAGCCGAGCCGAGCTCTGGTGGTGTACGGGGACGGTCTTGCTCCTTCCGTCCATGCATCGCACGCCCATCTTCACTCTCTCGCCTCCAAAGCTTGCTGCGGCTTCTTGAGCCTCCCCAATTCGCCTCCCTCAg AAAGCGAGGATGACAGAGTTGTTAGAGAATTCGCCATTCTTCTGGATGCATTTGACGCTTCTGTTCAGAAG GGCAAGGAAAGCACTTTTGATTCAGGGAGTCAGGGGACAGCATTGATCCCAACAGTCTCAGAAAG ATTTATGGGGATGAAGGCTTCTATAGTGACAAGCAATCCGAGTTTGAGATCTTTCGGCAACAAGCTCGGTATCAATGTTCTGCAATTCGAGGAACTGATAGACGAAAAGCACTCTGTTGCCGAAGGACCCATAGATGGTGTCTCGTGCGGATTGCTGAAGTTGCTTGGCTTCCAAGAAGGGAAGTTGATGGAGACGGGCTATTTTGATCTCGTATTTGTGCATATTGGAGCTGGGGAGGCAGATAAGGTTATTAACTATGGCATAGAGTCTGTGAATGCTTTGGTCGGGAGTTTAATGCGTGTTGCTCAACCTGGATCCGAAATTGGTTCCCGCCTGCACTTGTCCCTTGTAATGAGCTATGGAGACGTCTCGAAATTTGATTGCTCCCATTTATCGACCTTGGTGTCTAAAGACAACGTGGACTCTCATCTGTTGAGACTATTCCCTCGTCAGAGTTATACTATGAGAGGAGAGAAACCGAGGGAGGATGTCAG GCACCATTGCCCCATGCTAATTGCTCAATGGCAGGATGCTGTGACCCGCAGAGATATGGCTGAGGCATTCTCATTTAAGGAATTTAAGGAG CATGGCGGCAATTTGGTAATACCTGCAGACAGGTTCCTGCACGAGATTGCATTTAAGCTTTGGAAGGCTCCTAAATATGGGGCATGA
- the LOC115756756 gene encoding uncharacterized protein LOC115756756 isoform X2, translating into MMVFFHAAVKIAESEDDRVVREFAILLDAFDASVQKGKESTFDSGSQGTALIPTVSERFMGMKASIVTSNPSLRSFGNKLGINVLQFEELIDEKHSVAEGPIDGVSCGLLKLLGFQEGKLMETGYFDLVFVHIGAGEADKVINYGIESVNALVGSLMRVAQPGSEIGSRLHLSLVMSYGDVSKFDCSHLSTLVSKDNVDSHLLRLFPRQSYTMRGEKPREDVRHHCPMLIAQWQDAVTRRDMAEAFSFKEFKEHGGNLVIPADRFLHEIAFKLWKAPKYGA; encoded by the exons ATGATGGTGTTCTTTCATGCCGCGGTGAAG ATTGCAGAAAGCGAGGATGACAGAGTTGTTAGAGAATTCGCCATTCTTCTGGATGCATTTGACGCTTCTGTTCAGAAG GGCAAGGAAAGCACTTTTGATTCAGGGAGTCAGGGGACAGCATTGATCCCAACAGTCTCAGAAAG ATTTATGGGGATGAAGGCTTCTATAGTGACAAGCAATCCGAGTTTGAGATCTTTCGGCAACAAGCTCGGTATCAATGTTCTGCAATTCGAGGAACTGATAGACGAAAAGCACTCTGTTGCCGAAGGACCCATAGATGGTGTCTCGTGCGGATTGCTGAAGTTGCTTGGCTTCCAAGAAGGGAAGTTGATGGAGACGGGCTATTTTGATCTCGTATTTGTGCATATTGGAGCTGGGGAGGCAGATAAGGTTATTAACTATGGCATAGAGTCTGTGAATGCTTTGGTCGGGAGTTTAATGCGTGTTGCTCAACCTGGATCCGAAATTGGTTCCCGCCTGCACTTGTCCCTTGTAATGAGCTATGGAGACGTCTCGAAATTTGATTGCTCCCATTTATCGACCTTGGTGTCTAAAGACAACGTGGACTCTCATCTGTTGAGACTATTCCCTCGTCAGAGTTATACTATGAGAGGAGAGAAACCGAGGGAGGATGTCAG GCACCATTGCCCCATGCTAATTGCTCAATGGCAGGATGCTGTGACCCGCAGAGATATGGCTGAGGCATTCTCATTTAAGGAATTTAAGGAG CATGGCGGCAATTTGGTAATACCTGCAGACAGGTTCCTGCACGAGATTGCATTTAAGCTTTGGAAGGCTCCTAAATATGGGGCATGA